The Sulfurimonas sp. HSL3-2 genome segment GGTATGCCGCAACTCGGCGGCATCATGCGCACTAAATACAATCAGTACCATTCCGTTGTTATTCCATTACACAGATATCTACAGGAAAGAGGTGTGCATTTTGAGATGCAGACTCGGGTCGTAGATATTGATTTTGAGATAACTGATGAATATAAAAAAGCAATAGCCTTACATGTAAGCCGTGAAAATGAAAAAAAAGAGAAGATCGAGCTGCGAGAGGATGATTACGTATTTATGACAAACGGCTCCATAACGGAAAGCAGCGACATAGGTTCATGGACAAAAGCCCCTCAATTAAAAGACAAATCAACGTCCGGTGCATGGATGCTGTGGGAAAAAGTAGCTAAAAAAGATAAAGCATTCGGAAATCCGGGTGTGTTCAGTGATAATATCGATCTACAAAAGTGGTACTCATATACAGCGACATTAAAAGATGATACTTTTCATGACTATATGGAGAACTTCTCCGGTAATACTGACGGAACGGGTGGTTTGGTAACGATGATCGATTCCAACTGGCTGATGTCGATCGTCATCGCACGCCAGCCCCATTTCCCAAATCAGCCAAAAGACGTAAAGGTGTTTTGGGGATATGGTCTATACCCTGACAGAGAGGGCAACTTTGTCAAGAAAAAGATGTCAGAGTGTAGCGGAGAGGAGCTGCTTGAAGAGTTATGGTATCACCTCAAAGTTCAAGATCTGATGCGACCGGTAGTAGATGCAAAAAAAGTAAACTGTATCCCTGTAGCTATGCCGTTTATTGACAGTTTATTTATGCCCTATGCAGTAGGTGACCGTCCTGACGTATTACCTGAAGGTACAAAGAACTTTGCCTTTCTCGGACAGTTTGCGGAAGTCCCGGATGACTGTGTCTTTACGGTAGAGTATTCTGTGCGATGTGCACAGACGGCAGTTTACGGACTTTTTGAAACAGACAAAGAGGTACTGCCGGTATATGACTCGATTCATAATCCTCTGGTATTAATAAATGCAGTAAAAGCGATTAATAGGTAAGTAAATTTGGAAGTTCATGTAGAAGAGAAAAGGATTGTAATAAACTATTTTTTTGCATCGAGTTTACAGTTTATTTGTGACTATACAGTTCCTTCCCTTCTCTTTAGCATGATAGAGTGCAATGTCAGCTGCTTTGATTAAAAGTTCATATCTTTCTACCATCATAGGGATCGTCGAACTGACTCCAAAACTGAGAGTGATCGGCGGAACATTTGTATCATTTACTATGATCGTATCGAGTTGTTTTAATCTATTTTGAATCTCTTCACAACGCTGTAAAGCACCTTCCATATCCGTATCGTACATAACGATGATGAACTCTTCACCGCCATATCTTGCTACTACATCAGTCACTCTCTTTAGAGAGTCTTTTATGGCAGCCGCAACACTTTGCAGTACATGATCCCCAGTAATATGCCCATAAATGTCATTGAAGTTTTTGAAGTGATCGATATCGCACATGATGATGGAAACAGTGGTGTTGGTTCGTTTTGACATCTCCCATATCTTGTTGATATGTTTTTCAAAGTATCTTCTGTTGTATACCTGAGTCAATGGATCTATTGTCGCAAGTTTTTCCAGTTTTTCGTTTGCATCTTGAAGTTCTTTCGTTCTTTGTTCGACCTTTTCTTCCAGCAGCAGGTTCGTCTTATCCAAGATAGTTGCATAGGAATTTATTTTTGAGACCATAGTTATGATCGCATTATGAATGATCCCGACTTCATCAAGTCTTTTTGTTTTTGTCAGAGTGAAGTTGTTTATTTTAGGATCATATTCCAATACACTTTTTGTAAG includes the following:
- a CDS encoding diguanylate cyclase, giving the protein MSIEIKIIIGVVFFTLFIVGLERYQLSENIIDQFIESKKSKNKLLIDTISPIISLNMSLGLSEANSEYLDLIIKQNKDLKTIEITDAETSTIFKYPKDVKSVSKAQIFSTVDTMNSCSRPIIDDITKQVIGYIYLEFYNNDYDLVLSKNSETTLKIFLVTFVLLTLYTFLIKKEFKNLRELTKSVLEYDPKINNFTLTKTKRLDEVGIIHNAIITMVSKINSYATILDKTNLLLEEKVEQRTKELQDANEKLEKLATIDPLTQVYNRRYFEKHINKIWEMSKRTNTTVSIIMCDIDHFKNFNDIYGHITGDHVLQSVAAAIKDSLKRVTDVVARYGGEEFIIVMYDTDMEGALQRCEEIQNRLKQLDTIIVNDTNVPPITLSFGVSSTIPMMVERYELLIKAADIALYHAKEKGRNCIVTNKL
- a CDS encoding oleate hydratase gives rise to the protein MKRERSRDPKNSQVYLVGGGIASLASAVYLIKDAKVPGENIHILEQDMLLGGALDGTGNPESGFIIRGGRMHEEHFVCYWDLLSNIPSYDDPNISVKEESFEFNSRFISHAQARLLKDGKKVDLSSFGLSFNDQADLLKLTFASEKSLDNVTIEEWFKEEFFQTNYWYLWTSMFAFQKWSSVAIMRRYMKRFIHLLDGMPQLGGIMRTKYNQYHSVVIPLHRYLQERGVHFEMQTRVVDIDFEITDEYKKAIALHVSRENEKKEKIELREDDYVFMTNGSITESSDIGSWTKAPQLKDKSTSGAWMLWEKVAKKDKAFGNPGVFSDNIDLQKWYSYTATLKDDTFHDYMENFSGNTDGTGGLVTMIDSNWLMSIVIARQPHFPNQPKDVKVFWGYGLYPDREGNFVKKKMSECSGEELLEELWYHLKVQDLMRPVVDAKKVNCIPVAMPFIDSLFMPYAVGDRPDVLPEGTKNFAFLGQFAEVPDDCVFTVEYSVRCAQTAVYGLFETDKEVLPVYDSIHNPLVLINAVKAINR